CTCGTAACGCAGCACTTCAGGGCCACCGAACTCGTGGAGCCGGATCGCCTTCATCGTTTTCATCGACATTGCTTTCCCCTTCGCGAAAGATGCGCTATTGGATTCGGAGCAGTGCTCCGTATATGTGGAGCACCGCTCCGCTTGTCAAGTCGAGGTCATGCGAGCCGACGCGAAGAAGAACTACGATCAGCTGCTCACCGCCGCGCGCGAAGTCGTCACCGAACAGGGCGCCGACGCGTCGCTGCGCGACATCGCTCGCAGAGCCGGCGTCGGGCTCGGCACGTTGTACCGTCACTTCCCGACGCGAGAGGCGTTGCTGGAAGCCTTGCTCCGCGTGTGCTTCGACGAGCTGACGACGAGGGCAGGCGAACTCGAAACGTCGAGGTCCCCCGGCGACGCCCTCGTGTCGTGGCTGCGCGAAGCCGTGACGGTCTCGCGAAACTATCGCGGAGTGACGGAGTCGATGATGGCCGCCATCGCCGACCCGGACTCTGCTCTCCATGCTTCGTGCGTCACGATGCGCACGGCAGGCGCGCGGCTTCTCGCCCGCGCTCAGGACAAAGGCCTGGCTCGACCCGACATGGACGGCACGGACCTGTTCGCACTGATCGGAGCGCTTGCGTGGCTCGGAGACCAGGCCGCGCTCGCGCAACGCGCCGATCATCTTTTCGGTATCATCGCGAGCGCGATCCTGACGGAGCGAGCAGGGTCCGATCGCGATCGGACGTGAAGCCCGATGGAGCGCGAGTTGGCCCGTGCCCCCTGGAGCAGAGGCTCGCCCGGCTCGTGGCGTGGTACCGGGGTCACGAGGGCTGAGCCTGGCGGAGCATGCCGCCCCCTACGCTGGGTGAACCACGAGGGGAGGTGAGGCAGGCGGCCGAAGGTCGGGATGCCATGACGGCTTGCGCCCAGGTGGCGCGGGTCGTCTTCCTCTCGCTACGCCCCACCTGGGGCGGCATACGATTCGGTGTGCTGGCGCCACGCCTCCCCGAGGAGCGACTCCCGCCACGAGGACACCTCTTCATGTTGGACATCCCGGGTTTCAGGATTCTCGGCACGCTGCGCGCGACGGGTTCGAACGTGCTGTTCCACGCGGTGCGCGAGGCCGATGGCGTCCCCGTCATCCTCAAGACGCCCATGTCCTCCTCGCCCGGCGCCAGGGAGAACGAGCGGTACCGACGGGAGTTCGTCCTCCTGCGGCGACTCCAGGACGTGCGTGGGGTGGCCAGGGCCTATTCCTGTGAGCGCATCCACGAGCGGCCCGTGCTGCTCTTGGAGCGGGTGCAAGGCGAGCCCTTGTCCGAGTCCAGCGGTCAGCCGATGGAGATCTCCCGGTTCCTGAGCCTGGCGCGCTCGTTGGCCTCCACCCTGGCCGAGGTCCACAACCGCGACATCATCCACAAGGACATCAAGCCGTCGAACATCATGCTGGAGCCATCCGGAGAGGCACGGCTCATCGACTTCGGCCTGGCGACGCTGCAACAGGTGGAGCGCCTGGAGGCGGCGCCCGCGCACCTCATCGAAGGGACGCTGGCGTACATGTCGCCAGAGCAGACCGGACGGATGAACCGCGCGGTGGACTACCGCACGGACTTCTATTCCCTGGGCATCACCTTCTATGAGCTGCTCACGGGGCGCAGGCCCTTCCAAGCGAAGGACGCGCTCGAGTGGTTTCACGCGCACCTGGCGCACAACCCGAAGCCGCCCCACGAGTTGAATCCCCAGGTGTCGCCGGCCTTGTCCGCGCTCGTCATGAAGCTGCTGGCCAAGGTGGCCGAGGAGCGCTACCAGAGCGCCGAGGGCTTGAAGGCCGACCTGGAGCGCTGCGACGAGACGTCGAGCCGGAGCACCCAGGAGGTGTTCCCGTTGGGAACCCAGGACGCGCCCCAGCGCTTCCAACTGCCGCAACGGCTCTACGGGCGTGAGACGCAGGTGAGCACCCTGCTCGAGGGCTTCGAGCGGGTGGCGCGCACGGGCCAGCCGGAGTTGCTGCTCATCCGCGGGTACTCGGGCATCGGCAAGTCCTCGGTGGTGCACGAGTTGTACAAGCCCGTGGTGCAGCGGCGCGGGTTCTTCCTGCGTGGCAAGTTCGATCAGTTCCAGCGGGACATTCCCTACACCACCCTGGCGCAGACCCTTCGTGCACTGGTGCAGCAACTGCTCGCGAGGAGCGAGGAAGAACTCGCGAGGTGGCGCGAGCAGGTGAACCGGGCCTGGGAAGGGCAGGGACAGGTGCTGGTGGACCTGGTGCCCCAGTTGGAAGCGCTCGTGGGCCCTCAGCCCGCGCTCCAGGAGTTGCCCGCCAGCGAGGCGCAGCAGCGCTTCTTCCGGGTGGTGCGCCAGTTCGTGTCGGTGTTCTACACGAAGGAGCACCCGGCGGTGGTGTTCCTGGATGACTTGCAGTGGGTGGATCCCTCCAGCCTGTGGCTGCTCGAGCAGATGTTGTCACGGCCGGGGGGCCCCACCGTGTTGTGGCTCGTCGCCTACCGGGACAATGAAGTGAGCCCTTCTCACCCGCTGATGGCGATGTTGGAGAGGGTGCGCGAGGCGGGGGCGCGTCTCACGGACGTCCGGTTGGAGCCGCTGAGCGTGGCGCAGGTGGAGCAACTGGTGGGCGACACGCTCCCGGGAGCGGGCCGGGAGGTGGCCGCCCCCCTGGCGGTGCTGGTGCACGAGAAGACGGGGGGCAACCCCTTCTTCCTGCTGCAATTGCTGGTGACGCTCCACCAGGATGGCTTGATCATGCGCCTGCCGGAGGGCGGGTGGCGATGGGATGCCGAAGGGGTCCGTGCCCGGGGCTACTCGGAGAACATCGTCGACTTCCTGGTGGGCAAGCTGCACCAGCTCCCCCCGGGCACGCAGAATCTGCTGCGGCTGGCGGCGTGCGCGGGCAGCGTCTTCTCGCTCCAGATGTTGGGCATCCTCTCGGAGCTGTCCGAGGTGGAGGAGGTGGAGCAGGGCCTCGAGCCCGCGCTGCGTGAAGGCATGCTGGGGCGCGTGGGGGTGGAGAAGTTCCGCTTCCTGCACGACCGCATCCAGCAGGCGGCGCATTCACTCAGCTCCGAGACGGAGCGCCAGGAGGTGCACCTGCGCATCGGCCGGTTGCTGCTCGCGAGCCTGTCCCCGGAAGAAGTGCGCGAGTCGCTCTTCGAGGTGGTGAGCCAGCTCAACGCCGGGGTGGCGCTGATGGAGGACCCCACCGAGCGCCACCTGCTCGCGCGACTCAACGCCGAGGCGGGCAGGAAGGCCCGGGCCGCGCTCGCGCTGCGCCCCGCTCGCACCTACTTCGCGACGGCCTTCGCGCTCATTCCCGCGGACCCCTGGGAGACGGACTACGCCCTGGCCTTCCAGGTTCGACTGGCCCAGGCGCGCGTGGAGCTCATGAACGGCGACCCCTCCGCGGCACAACGTCTCGGCGAGCCACTCCTCTCCCAGGCACGCACTCGCGCGGACACCGTGGCCGTCTACTTCCTGTGGCAGGAGATCCACCTCGCCACGGGTGAGTTCCTGGAGGGAATGCGCTACCTGCTGGAGTGCCTGTCGTTGCTGGGCATGCCGGTGTCGTCGCATCCCACCTGGGAGGAGGCCGTGGCCGCCCATGAGGAGGTGTGGACCTTGCTGGGGCAGCGTCCCATCGAGAGCCTCATTGAGTTGCCCCCCATGACCGACCCGGACATGAAGCTGGCCGTCGTCGCCCTCTTCATGCTCTTCACCGGCGCCCAATCCACCGACCCCCACCTGCTCATCATCATCATGAGCCGGCTTGTCTCCCTCACCCTGCGCCACGGCTTCGTGGACGCCGCCGTGAACGGGTATGCCTGGTTCGGCATCAGCTCCGGCTGGTTCTTCAATCGCTACCGGGAAGGCTTCGCCTTCGCACGGCTCGCCCTCGGACTCGTCGAGCGCTACAACCTGTCCGCCTTCCGGGGGACGGTGCTGTTCGGCATGCAGTGCAGCAGCTACTGGGTCCAACCCCTCGCCCGAGCGCAGGAAATCGCCCTCGAAGGCCTGAACCATTCGCTTCAAGTGGGTAGCGTCGGGCCCGCCGCCTACAGCAGCGTCTACCTCGTCACCAACCGTCTGGCCATGGGACACCCCCTGGACGAGGTCTACCAGGAGTCGCTCGTGCGCGCCGAGTACCTGCGCAACACGGGCTTCGTGGATCCCCAGGACTGGCTCCTCGTGGGTCAACGCTACGTGCAGCAGCTGCGCGGCCACTCCCTGTCGTTTTCCACCCTGAGCGGGGAGGGCTTCGATGAACGGGCCTACGAGGCGCGGATGACGCCCGAGCGAACAGGCAGCACGCGCTGCCATTACTGGGTCCTCAAGATGCAGTCGCGCTTCATGTGCGGCGCCTACGGGGAAGCCCGTGAAGCCGCGGACCAGATGGCCGGGTTGATGTGGGCCAATTCCGGCTCCCTGGACAATCGCGAGGGCCACTTCTTCCGCGCCCTGACCCTGGCCGCGTGCTTCGAGGAGGCCCCGCCCGAGCAGCAGCGGGAGTGGCTCGAGGCCATCGAGCGGCACCACCAGCAGCTCTCGGAGTGGGCGGAGAATTGCCCGGAGAACTTCCGCGCGCTCGAGCGGCTCGTCTTCGCGGAGCGGGCCCGCCTCGATGGGCGCTCGGAGGCGGCGACGCGGGCCTACGAGGAGGCCATCCGCGTGGCCCGGGAGAACGGGGCCACCCAGTACGTGGGGCTGTCCAGTGAGCTGGCGGCGAGCTTCTGGCGCACGCGCCAGGCACCCATCGTCGCCCACGCCTTCGCGCGAGAAGCCCGGGCGGCCTACCAGCAGTGGGGGGCTCGGGCCAAGGTCCAGCACCTGGAGTCTCAGTGGCCGGAGCTCATGTCCACGCGTGGCTCCCAGGACGCCCTGACCACCAGCAGCACGGACTCCACGCGCCTCGACGCGCTCACGGTGGTCAAGGCGCAGCAGGCCGTTTCAGGCGAGATAGAGCTGGAGCGCCTGGTGACGGCGCTGATGCGGGCGGCGATGGAGAACGCGGGCGCGCAGAAAGGCGCCCTGCTCCTGCCCGGTGGGGAGAACACGCTCTCGGTGGCGGCCCTCTTCCAGACCTCGCCGGAGGGGGCCCTGGTGCCCTTGGACGGGGGCGGCGCCCAGGACTTGCCGTGGACGCTCCTCTCCTATGTCCGGCGCATGCGCGAACACGTGCTCATCGGGGATGCCTCCCAGCCCCATGCGTTCTCCTCCGATGCGTACCTGGCGCGCAGCGCGGCACGCTCGGTGTTGTGTCTGCCGTTGCTGAGGCAGGAGGTGTTCTCCGGGGCGCTGTACCTGGAGAACGACCTGGCCACCAACGCCTTCAGTCCGGCGCGCCTGGCGCTGCTGGGACACCTCGCCTCGCAGGCGGCCATCTCCATCGAGAACGCGCGTTTGTACGCGGACGTGCAGCGCGCCCGGACGGAGCTGCGCCTCGCCAATGACGAGCTGGAGCGGCGGGTGGAAGAGCGCACGCGCGAACTCACGCGAGCCCAGGCGCGCCTGGTGGACACCGCGCGCGAGGTGGGCATGGCGGAGGTGGCCTCCAACGTGCTGCACAACGTGGGCAATGTCCTCACCAGTGCCGTCGTCAACATGGAGGTGATGAGCAAGGCCGTGGGCGCCCTGCGTGTGGGCCGGGTGAGGCAGGCCGGCGCCCTGCTGCTGGCGCACCGGGAGGCCCTGGCGGACTTCCTGACGAAGGATCCGCGGGGTGGCCAGATGCCGGAATACCTGGTGGCGCTCGGCGACGAGATGATGCGCGAGCAGACGCGCCTCATGGAGGACATGGCGATGATGAACCGGCACATCGAGCACATCCGCGCCATCGTCCAGGTGCAGCAGACCTATGCGCGCAACGCGCTGATGACGGAGGAGTGCGAGCTGTCCCAGCTCATCGACGACGCGCTGCGCATCCAGCTGGCGT
This genomic stretch from Cystobacter fuscus DSM 2262 harbors:
- a CDS encoding TetR/AcrR family transcriptional regulator translates to MRADAKKNYDQLLTAAREVVTEQGADASLRDIARRAGVGLGTLYRHFPTREALLEALLRVCFDELTTRAGELETSRSPGDALVSWLREAVTVSRNYRGVTESMMAAIADPDSALHASCVTMRTAGARLLARAQDKGLARPDMDGTDLFALIGALAWLGDQAALAQRADHLFGIIASAILTERAGSDRDRT
- a CDS encoding trifunctional serine/threonine-protein kinase/ATP-binding protein/sensor histidine kinase, encoding MLDIPGFRILGTLRATGSNVLFHAVREADGVPVILKTPMSSSPGARENERYRREFVLLRRLQDVRGVARAYSCERIHERPVLLLERVQGEPLSESSGQPMEISRFLSLARSLASTLAEVHNRDIIHKDIKPSNIMLEPSGEARLIDFGLATLQQVERLEAAPAHLIEGTLAYMSPEQTGRMNRAVDYRTDFYSLGITFYELLTGRRPFQAKDALEWFHAHLAHNPKPPHELNPQVSPALSALVMKLLAKVAEERYQSAEGLKADLERCDETSSRSTQEVFPLGTQDAPQRFQLPQRLYGRETQVSTLLEGFERVARTGQPELLLIRGYSGIGKSSVVHELYKPVVQRRGFFLRGKFDQFQRDIPYTTLAQTLRALVQQLLARSEEELARWREQVNRAWEGQGQVLVDLVPQLEALVGPQPALQELPASEAQQRFFRVVRQFVSVFYTKEHPAVVFLDDLQWVDPSSLWLLEQMLSRPGGPTVLWLVAYRDNEVSPSHPLMAMLERVREAGARLTDVRLEPLSVAQVEQLVGDTLPGAGREVAAPLAVLVHEKTGGNPFFLLQLLVTLHQDGLIMRLPEGGWRWDAEGVRARGYSENIVDFLVGKLHQLPPGTQNLLRLAACAGSVFSLQMLGILSELSEVEEVEQGLEPALREGMLGRVGVEKFRFLHDRIQQAAHSLSSETERQEVHLRIGRLLLASLSPEEVRESLFEVVSQLNAGVALMEDPTERHLLARLNAEAGRKARAALALRPARTYFATAFALIPADPWETDYALAFQVRLAQARVELMNGDPSAAQRLGEPLLSQARTRADTVAVYFLWQEIHLATGEFLEGMRYLLECLSLLGMPVSSHPTWEEAVAAHEEVWTLLGQRPIESLIELPPMTDPDMKLAVVALFMLFTGAQSTDPHLLIIIMSRLVSLTLRHGFVDAAVNGYAWFGISSGWFFNRYREGFAFARLALGLVERYNLSAFRGTVLFGMQCSSYWVQPLARAQEIALEGLNHSLQVGSVGPAAYSSVYLVTNRLAMGHPLDEVYQESLVRAEYLRNTGFVDPQDWLLVGQRYVQQLRGHSLSFSTLSGEGFDERAYEARMTPERTGSTRCHYWVLKMQSRFMCGAYGEAREAADQMAGLMWANSGSLDNREGHFFRALTLAACFEEAPPEQQREWLEAIERHHQQLSEWAENCPENFRALERLVFAERARLDGRSEAATRAYEEAIRVARENGATQYVGLSSELAASFWRTRQAPIVAHAFAREARAAYQQWGARAKVQHLESQWPELMSTRGSQDALTTSSTDSTRLDALTVVKAQQAVSGEIELERLVTALMRAAMENAGAQKGALLLPGGENTLSVAALFQTSPEGALVPLDGGGAQDLPWTLLSYVRRMREHVLIGDASQPHAFSSDAYLARSAARSVLCLPLLRQEVFSGALYLENDLATNAFSPARLALLGHLASQAAISIENARLYADVQRARTELRLANDELERRVEERTRELTRAQARLVDTAREVGMAEVASNVLHNVGNVLTSAVVNMEVMSKAVGALRVGRVRQAGALLLAHREALADFLTKDPRGGQMPEYLVALGDEMMREQTRLMEDMAMMNRHIEHIRAIVQVQQTYARNALMTEECELSQLIDDALRIQLASLRRHGVTVHREVSELPRVKMDKHKVLQILINLISNAKQALDGVPEGRRNLWVRLAAEGNVARIQVADDGVGIAPELMGSLFTHGFTTRKDGHGFGLHSSALAAQLLKGCLTLESAGLGQGAVATLELPLA